A genome region from Hydrogenoanaerobacterium saccharovorans includes the following:
- a CDS encoding Chromate resistance protein ChrB, which produces MAATRIRWIALNYNLPINPSKNRVYVWRKLKDIGAVAFNHGVSLLPKSSRKVSELVLLCEKIKNLGGEAAIIEMNFVNQKDEQAMIQRFEQQSVEEYKDLIENCNSLLVKIKTKSAKLDDKTSDEIKKLVRRYGRAKSRDHFGASAETEIEKQIDRIFDRCVADASDFADQLKKLIDKAKF; this is translated from the coding sequence ATGGCTGCAACACGAATCCGTTGGATTGCCCTTAATTATAATCTACCCATCAACCCCTCGAAAAACAGGGTGTATGTTTGGCGTAAACTAAAAGATATTGGCGCTGTGGCATTTAACCACGGTGTTTCTTTGCTGCCAAAAAGCAGCCGAAAGGTAAGCGAACTTGTGCTGCTGTGTGAAAAAATAAAAAACTTGGGTGGCGAGGCTGCCATTATTGAAATGAACTTTGTAAACCAAAAAGACGAGCAGGCAATGATTCAACGCTTTGAACAGCAGAGTGTTGAAGAATATAAAGATTTGATTGAAAACTGCAACAGTTTACTGGTTAAAATCAAAACCAAGTCTGCCAAACTGGATGATAAGACCTCGGATGAAATCAAAAAGCTTGTTAGGCGGTATGGCAGAGCAAAGAGCAGAGACCACTTTGGGGCATCTGCCGAAACTGAAATTGAAAAGCAAATTGACCGTATTTTTGACCGTTGTGTGGCGGACGCTTCGGACTTTGCCGACCAACTGAAAAAGTTAATTGACAAAGCTAAATTTTAA
- a CDS encoding GNAT family N-acetyltransferase: MKTESLYRVDRKDEDKLKQLLTECFREDPLYCQLIPKQEIRNKILPDIFSCDLDEMFENCEVYADSEDVNGIIVVSDESEPYNPIKYYATEVFYALKTAVYLIKDDPSMQTFINFMKGKSYLNSEWTEEIKQENRLHIIYFAVRPSMRGKGIASKMMSSVLEYADKNRMTTSLETHNVENVHMYEHYGFKLFETVQKNFSLKQFCMVR; this comes from the coding sequence GTGAAAACCGAAAGTTTATACAGGGTAGACAGAAAAGACGAAGATAAGCTGAAACAGTTGTTGACTGAATGCTTCCGAGAGGATCCGCTCTACTGTCAATTGATACCAAAACAAGAAATCAGAAATAAGATTCTGCCGGATATTTTTAGTTGTGATTTGGATGAGATGTTTGAAAACTGCGAAGTTTATGCAGACAGTGAGGACGTCAACGGTATTATCGTTGTATCGGACGAAAGTGAGCCGTACAACCCGATTAAATACTATGCTACCGAGGTTTTTTATGCGCTGAAAACAGCCGTATACCTAATTAAAGATGACCCCAGTATGCAAACTTTTATTAACTTTATGAAGGGTAAGAGTTACCTCAACTCCGAGTGGACTGAGGAAATCAAGCAGGAAAATCGCCTGCATATTATCTACTTTGCGGTGCGCCCGTCTATGCGCGGTAAAGGCATTGCAAGCAAGATGATGAGCTCTGTGCTGGAATATGCCGATAAAAACAGAATGACAACATCACTTGAAACGCATAATGTAGAGAACGTGCATATGTATGAGCATTATGGCTTTAAGCTGTTTGAAACGGTGCAAAAAAACTTTAGCCTCAAACAGTTCTGCATGGTAAGATGA
- the murD gene encoding UDP-N-acetylmuramoyl-L-alanine--D-glutamate ligase encodes MDSKVKRFFDEMQNKKVAFIGLGVTHTRLIQMMAQKGIDCTLCDKKSEEQLGEAGEELKEYGVKFDLGEGYLNNLTKYDVIFRTPGMYYNNEKLTAARKAGRVVTSEMEVFLDLCPCKKYAVTGSDGKTTTTTLIGEMLSIQGKTVHVGGNIGKPLLCYIEEISPDDCAVVELSSFQLLSMRQAVDVAVVTNVAPNHLDIHGTMEEYIQAKQHLVAHQNAFSRTVLNNDNEITRSFAKLVRGDLRWFSRRVGVERGTFLDSEGYLCAVDEKGMNRVLHRDEIRIPGVHNIENYLTAIAAVWGEVSPENIAMVARVFGGVEHRIELVRELDGVKWYNDSIASSPTRAIAGLNSFTHKVILIAGGYDKKIPFEPLGPKIIEKVKHLILMGDTADKIEEVVTAQEGYSPESLPIYRVDSMDEAVAKARELAKQGDIVTLSPACASFDKYANFELRGKHFKSIVKAL; translated from the coding sequence ATGGACAGTAAAGTAAAGCGTTTTTTTGATGAGATGCAAAACAAAAAAGTGGCGTTTATCGGTTTAGGGGTTACCCATACCCGTTTAATTCAGATGATGGCACAAAAAGGCATCGACTGCACACTATGCGATAAAAAAAGCGAAGAACAGCTTGGTGAAGCGGGAGAAGAGTTGAAAGAGTACGGGGTAAAGTTTGACCTTGGCGAGGGGTACCTCAACAACCTTACCAAATACGATGTTATTTTTCGTACACCCGGGATGTACTACAACAACGAAAAGCTTACGGCTGCCCGCAAAGCAGGCAGAGTAGTCACGTCCGAAATGGAGGTTTTTCTCGACCTTTGCCCTTGTAAAAAGTATGCTGTGACAGGTTCGGACGGCAAAACCACCACCACCACCCTGATTGGTGAAATGCTCAGTATTCAGGGCAAAACCGTTCACGTCGGCGGCAACATCGGCAAACCGCTGCTTTGCTATATTGAAGAAATATCACCCGATGATTGTGCTGTGGTGGAACTTTCAAGCTTTCAGCTGCTTTCTATGCGGCAGGCGGTAGATGTAGCGGTAGTCACCAATGTGGCACCGAATCACCTGGATATACATGGTACCATGGAGGAATACATTCAAGCGAAACAGCACCTTGTTGCGCATCAAAATGCATTTTCGCGCACTGTGCTTAACAACGATAACGAAATTACCCGCAGCTTTGCCAAGCTGGTTCGCGGCGACCTGCGCTGGTTTTCGCGCCGTGTAGGGGTGGAAAGAGGCACTTTTTTAGACAGCGAGGGTTACCTTTGTGCCGTAGATGAAAAGGGAATGAACCGTGTACTGCACCGCGATGAAATTCGAATCCCGGGCGTGCATAATATCGAAAATTATCTTACTGCGATTGCAGCGGTGTGGGGCGAGGTTTCCCCCGAAAACATCGCCATGGTGGCGCGCGTATTCGGCGGTGTTGAGCATCGCATTGAGCTGGTTCGTGAACTGGACGGCGTAAAATGGTACAACGATTCGATTGCAAGCAGCCCCACAAGAGCGATAGCAGGGTTAAATTCGTTTACGCATAAAGTGATTTTAATCGCAGGCGGCTACGATAAAAAAATCCCCTTTGAGCCTCTGGGCCCTAAAATTATTGAAAAAGTGAAACATCTTATTTTGATGGGGGACACAGCAGATAAAATTGAAGAAGTGGTAACGGCTCAAGAAGGATATTCCCCCGAGAGCCTGCCGATTTACCGAGTGGATTCGATGGATGAAGCCGTTGCAAAAGCACGTGAACTTGCCAAGCAGGGCGATATTGTTACGCTTTCGCCCGCGTGTGCCAGCTTTGATAAATATGCAAATTTTGAATTGCGCGGAAAACATTTTAAAAGCATCGTCAAAGCTTTATAG
- a CDS encoding M42 family metallopeptidase, producing the protein MDTKELTLRLAAAVGVSGTEQNVTAMAAEILAPYGTVRTDNLGNLICSVRKAKEGARHYMLDAHIDEIGMIVTYIDTDGFLKVSNVGGIDRRLLLASEVIVYGKQPLTGIICSTPPHLQGEGEKKNPKIDDIYIDIGMNREQAQAAVSLGDRVTIKARSREMLGDLITSKALDDRAGCAAVIRAVQLLADTNLDCGITLTLTTQEETGAAGAKTAAFAVAPTHCITVDVSFAYTPDSPRYKCGDLCKGPMIGIAPILSKYMSDRLVEVAKKREIPYQTEVMGGGTGTNADSIASSGAGVATGLLSIPQQYMHTPVEKVSVGDIENTAKMIAEFIKAEEAHK; encoded by the coding sequence ATGGATACGAAAGAACTAACCCTGCGGCTGGCAGCCGCCGTGGGTGTTTCGGGTACAGAACAAAATGTAACCGCCATGGCAGCCGAAATTCTTGCCCCGTACGGAACGGTGAGAACCGATAACCTCGGCAATTTGATTTGCAGTGTGCGCAAGGCAAAAGAGGGCGCGCGCCACTATATGCTCGATGCGCATATCGATGAAATCGGTATGATTGTCACTTATATCGACACGGACGGTTTTCTCAAAGTAAGCAATGTGGGGGGGATCGACCGCCGTCTGCTGCTTGCTTCTGAGGTAATTGTGTACGGCAAACAACCGCTTACAGGTATCATCTGTTCCACTCCGCCGCATTTGCAGGGGGAGGGCGAAAAGAAAAACCCCAAAATAGACGATATCTATATTGATATTGGTATGAACCGTGAACAGGCACAAGCGGCAGTTTCTCTCGGTGACCGTGTTACCATCAAAGCGCGCAGCCGTGAGATGCTCGGAGACCTGATTACAAGCAAGGCTTTGGATGACCGAGCGGGTTGTGCCGCGGTTATCCGCGCTGTGCAGTTGCTTGCCGATACCAACCTCGACTGTGGCATTACCCTTACCCTCACCACACAGGAGGAAACGGGAGCGGCAGGTGCTAAAACAGCAGCATTTGCGGTTGCGCCTACCCATTGTATTACGGTGGATGTGAGCTTTGCCTATACGCCCGATTCTCCGCGCTATAAATGCGGCGATTTGTGCAAAGGGCCGATGATTGGCATTGCCCCCATTCTTAGCAAATATATGAGCGACCGTTTGGTTGAAGTTGCAAAAAAGAGAGAGATTCCTTATCAGACCGAGGTAATGGGCGGCGGTACAGGCACCAACGCAGACAGTATCGCATCCAGCGGTGCAGGGGTTGCTACGGGGTTACTATCCATACCTCAACAATACATGCATACTCCGGTAGAAAAGGTGAGTGTAGGCGATATCGAAAACACCGCTAAAATGATTGCGGAGTTCATCAAGGCAGAGGAGGCGCACAAATGA
- a CDS encoding M42 family metallopeptidase has translation MIELIERLSLLKGVSGDETAVAEYIKKEIDGYCEYHSDHVGNLLVFKQGAKRPLKKVMLAAHMDEVGFIITHIDEKGLLKFTTVGGIDSRVIIGKAVLVGNQGVYGVIGARPVHLIEAAEKDKVIETDDLYIDIGAKDKAEAQQYVNVGDRAVYDSDFVRFGDGMIKARALDDRAGCAILIDMIQNELEYDTWFAFTVQEEIGTVGAKTAAFSIAPDCAIVVESTTAGDVGGVPDAKKVCSVGKGPVVGFMDRGTIYDRELYQLAMDIGKRSSIPVQTKEGVYGGNDSRSIQCSRGGVRCIAVSMPCRYLHSPSCVLKIEDIENTRALVAHMCKEMSALD, from the coding sequence ATGATTGAATTGATTGAGCGACTGAGCCTGTTAAAAGGTGTTTCGGGCGATGAAACCGCCGTGGCGGAATATATCAAGAAAGAAATAGACGGGTACTGCGAGTACCACAGCGATCATGTAGGTAATCTGCTGGTGTTTAAACAGGGTGCAAAGCGCCCGCTTAAAAAGGTCATGCTCGCCGCGCATATGGACGAGGTTGGTTTTATTATCACACATATCGACGAAAAAGGCCTGCTTAAATTTACTACGGTAGGCGGAATTGACAGCCGCGTCATCATCGGTAAAGCCGTGTTGGTGGGGAACCAAGGCGTTTACGGAGTTATCGGTGCCCGCCCCGTGCATCTGATAGAGGCTGCCGAAAAAGATAAGGTAATCGAAACAGACGATTTGTACATCGACATCGGTGCGAAAGACAAGGCAGAGGCACAGCAGTATGTGAATGTGGGCGACCGCGCTGTATACGACAGCGACTTTGTGCGATTTGGCGACGGTATGATTAAAGCGCGTGCACTGGATGACCGCGCAGGTTGTGCAATCCTGATTGATATGATTCAAAACGAATTGGAATACGACACATGGTTTGCCTTTACGGTACAAGAGGAAATTGGTACAGTAGGCGCTAAGACGGCTGCATTTTCCATCGCTCCTGATTGTGCAATTGTGGTGGAAAGCACAACTGCGGGCGATGTGGGCGGCGTACCCGATGCGAAAAAAGTGTGCTCGGTGGGCAAAGGCCCGGTAGTTGGTTTTATGGACCGAGGCACCATTTACGATAGGGAGCTATACCAACTTGCAATGGACATCGGCAAAAGGAGTAGCATCCCCGTGCAAACCAAAGAGGGTGTGTATGGAGGCAACGATTCGCGTTCAATACAGTGTTCGCGCGGAGGTGTGCGTTGTATCGCTGTTTCTATGCCGTGCCGTTATCTGCATTCGCCGTCTTGTGTGCTGAAAATAGAAGATATTGAGAACACAAGGGCATTGGTTGCTCACATGTGTAAGGAGATGTCCGCCCTTGATTAA
- a CDS encoding GNAT family N-acetyltransferase, which yields MIKLTDKVDCIQSVYNARIYTQWIAYKDLPHAPYFYRTDEGTLLSYCDGVLTIDGELFDSDELNQFIRMCGCHTVVCGEQAANRLNVKGRYTSTSVMRYAKGHIEFHSRVETSPKLDDVFALLYETFENMQAAVFERWYCDVSLKIRRGLAYVYGIYDESFSAPEERAHTLSATAGVYYQNPHTAVIGSVATRPNQRGKGFATQILHALVERILSEGRLPQIIALNEHAYQLYQNIGFEEAGKYFEITLE from the coding sequence TTGATTAAGCTGACGGATAAGGTGGATTGCATACAATCTGTATATAATGCAAGAATTTATACTCAATGGATTGCTTATAAAGACTTACCGCATGCGCCGTATTTTTACCGCACTGATGAAGGTACTCTACTTTCGTACTGCGATGGGGTGCTCACCATAGACGGCGAACTGTTTGACTCGGATGAGCTCAACCAGTTCATACGCATGTGCGGCTGCCACACGGTGGTGTGCGGTGAGCAGGCGGCGAATAGGCTGAATGTCAAAGGTCGTTACACCTCCACATCCGTTATGCGCTATGCCAAAGGGCACATTGAGTTCCACAGCAGGGTAGAGACATCCCCGAAACTGGACGATGTTTTTGCCTTACTTTATGAAACGTTTGAAAACATGCAAGCCGCTGTGTTTGAACGCTGGTATTGCGATGTTTCGCTTAAAATACGTCGGGGGCTTGCCTACGTTTACGGTATTTACGATGAATCGTTCTCAGCCCCTGAAGAGAGAGCACATACATTATCTGCCACAGCGGGCGTGTATTATCAAAACCCACATACAGCCGTCATCGGCTCGGTAGCAACCAGGCCGAACCAGCGCGGCAAAGGGTTTGCAACCCAAATTTTACATGCACTTGTTGAGCGCATACTGAGTGAGGGGCGCTTACCGCAAATTATTGCGCTGAACGAACATGCATATCAGCTTTATCAAAATATTGGTTTCGAAGAAGCCGGTAAATATTTTGAGATTACACTTGAATAA